The Verrucomicrobiota bacterium DNA segment GACCACGATGGCATCATCCACCACGATGCCGATCGCAAGCACCAGCCCGAACAGCGACAGGTTGTTAAGGGAAAAGCCGAGCGCCGCCATCACGGCGAAGGTGCCGACCAGCGAGACCGGCACGGCCAGCAGCGGGATGATGGTCGCCCGCCATGTCTGCAGAAAGACCAGCACGACGATGACGACCAGCACGATGGCTTCAAACAGGGTGTGGAACACGGCGTGCAGCGACTGCTCGATGAACGTCGTCGGGTTGTACCCGATCTCGTAACGGATGCCGGCGGGGAAACTCTTCGACAGCTCGTCAATTCGCTTTTCGACGGCGTGGGCGGTCCGCACCGCATTCGAGCCGGGCAGTTGAAAGATCGCCATGCCGGCCGACGGGCGCCCGTCCAGGAAACAGGTCGTCGAGTAGGTCTTCGCCCCCAATTCGGCGTGTCCGACGTCGCCCAGACGAACCAGTTGCCCGTTCGAACCCCGTTTAACGATGATGCGGTTGAACTCCTGCGGGGTCGTCAGGCGCCCTTTGGTATTAATCAGCAGTTGGAAAGGGGTACCGGGCGGCGCGGGCGGGGCCCCGATCGTGCCCGCCGCTACCTGCACGTTCTGGGCCTGAATTGCCGAGTTGACGTCGTCCACCGTCAGGCCGCGCGCGTACATCCTGGCCGGGTCCAGCCAGATGCGCATGCTGTACTGGTCGGAGCCGAAGATGCGCAGGTCGCCAACGCCCTCGACGCGCTTGAGCGGGTCCTGCAGTTGCAGCACGGCGTAGTTGCTCAAATAAAGGGCGTCGTAGTTGGGGTCATCCGAAATGAGGTTGATGACCATCATGATGTCGGGCGACTGCTTCTGAACCGTAACGCCGAGCGCTCTCACCTCAGCCGGCAGTTGCGGCTGAGCGATCGCGACCCGGTTCTGAACCAGCACCTGCGCCATGTTGAGGTCGGTGCCCAGGTTGAACGTGATCGTCAGCTGCATCTGGCCGTTGGAGGCGCTGGTCGACGACATGTAAAGCATGTTCTCCACCCCGTTGACCTGCTCTTCGATGGGAGTCGCAACGGTTTCGGCCAGCACCTGCGGATCCGCGCCGGGGTAGAGGGCGGTCACCACTACGGTCGGCGGCGCGATTTCAGGGTACTGCGCCTGCGGCAGGATAAAGAAAGAAAGGGTGCCGAGGATAACGATGATGGTCGAGACAACGGTCGCGAAGATCGGCCGGTCGATGAAGAAATGGGCGAATTTCATAGGGATGCTGCCTGCCGTTAAACCAGCTACCGGTGCGACCCGCCGCTCCGGGGCGGGTTCGCACCGGGACCGGCAGCGGCAGGAGCGCTCGAAGCCACCACCCCCGTCTCTTCCGCCGAAAGGTAGTTCTTCATGTCTCCCTGTTCAGGGGTCAGGGGCGCACCGGGCCGGACCTTGACGATCCCGTCGACCACAACCCCATCGTCCGGTTTGAGCCCTTCGCGCACCACCCGCAGACCGTCTACCAGCGGACCCAGCGTGACCCGGACCTGGTTCGCCTTTTTGTCCGGAGTGACCACAAAAACAAATTTCAGGCCCTGGTCGGAAATTACTGCCTGGTCGGCGATCAGGAGGGCGTCGTACGGCTGGCTGGTCGGGACCCGGACCCGCACGAACATGCCCGGAAGCAGGATGCCGTCCGCATTAGAGAACTTGCCGCGGATCTGCAGCGTGCCGGTTGCGGGATCGATCTTGTTATCGATGAAATCGATCACACCCTGATAGTTAAAATCCTTCTGGTCGCCCAGCGCAATCGAAATAGGCACCTTGGATTGGCGGGCGTCCGGAACTGAGCCCTTCGCGATCAGTTGTTCGTAGCGCACCACGGTGTTTTCGTCGACCTCGGCGTAGGCGTAAATCGGGTCCACGCTGACGATGTTGGTCAGCGTCGTCTGGTCGGCTTGAACCAGGTTGCCGACGGTGACGAGCTGGCGGCTGATCCGGCCGGCCACCGGCGCCTTGATCTGAGTGAAACCGAGGTTCAGCTGCGCGGCATTCACCGCAGCCTGCGCCGCCAGAACCTGCGCGTCGGCCTGGTTTTTCTGCGCGACCGCCGTGTCGTAATCCTGGGTGGCAATGACGTTTTTGGCGCGCAGATCCTGGGCGCGGGCGAAGTTGGCCTCACCAAGCTTCTGTTGGGCCTCGGCCTGCCGGAGGTTGGCGGTTGCCTGGTCCAACGCCGCCTGGTAAGGCCGGGGATCAATGACCAGCAGCAGGTCGCCTGCCTTGACGAGGTCACCCTCCTTGAAGACGATCCGGTCGATGTAGCCGCTTACCCGGGGCCGGATGTCAACGTTGTCAACCGCCGCCATCTGCCCGGTAAAGTCAGCATGATCGACGATCGTTTTTGAGACCGGCTTCGCAACGGTGACGGCCGGAGGAGGCATCGCCGGCGGGCCGGCCGGAGGCTTGGCGCATCCGGCCAGGCACGTGATCAGGGTAGCCATCGCCAGGGACACCCGTTGCATCCTGAAACGCGCACGTGCCTCACTTGATCGGCACCGGCCGGGAAAAGCGGAAATGATGTGTCGCATGGATTCGGAGCTCGCGACCTGGAATTGAAGCCGCCCCGCCGCCGCTTTCAAGCTTCGGTTAGCCATTACTTACTCATACGCGCCCGGCCGGCCCGGCGGTATATATATCTAAGTATCTATGCAGGACACCCCGCTTCAGAACGGTGGCGTCGCTCCACCTGTTGATTCGCCAGCCAGACTACGAATGGCTTCACGCGGTCACACGGCGACCACGGCGGGGCTGGCGGGCACGACGTAAGAGTTCACACGGCGAACACGGCGACCACGGCGGGAAGAGGGAACAGTTCGGGGTCCGGGGTTCGGAGACGTCGTATCACCGGGTCCAGTCGTCTGCCGGAGCACGGTGGGAAGACGGAATCCTCCGCAGAACCCGCAGAAAGACAGTCC contains these protein-coding regions:
- a CDS encoding efflux RND transporter periplasmic adaptor subunit, with protein sequence MANRSLKAAAGRLQFQVASSESMRHIISAFPGRCRSSEARARFRMQRVSLAMATLITCLAGCAKPPAGPPAMPPPAVTVAKPVSKTIVDHADFTGQMAAVDNVDIRPRVSGYIDRIVFKEGDLVKAGDLLLVIDPRPYQAALDQATANLRQAEAQQKLGEANFARAQDLRAKNVIATQDYDTAVAQKNQADAQVLAAQAAVNAAQLNLGFTQIKAPVAGRISRQLVTVGNLVQADQTTLTNIVSVDPIYAYAEVDENTVVRYEQLIAKGSVPDARQSKVPISIALGDQKDFNYQGVIDFIDNKIDPATGTLQIRGKFSNADGILLPGMFVRVRVPTSQPYDALLIADQAVISDQGLKFVFVVTPDKKANQVRVTLGPLVDGLRVVREGLKPDDGVVVDGIVKVRPGAPLTPEQGDMKNYLSAEETGVVASSAPAAAGPGANPPRSGGSHR